In one Flavobacteriales bacterium genomic region, the following are encoded:
- a CDS encoding CatB-related O-acetyltransferase: MTPASPQGPSPLTRHPLSGHERLCFLKNSITRSTIEVGDYTYYDDFEDVGNFERNVRYHFDFIGDRLVIGRFCMIASDVTFIMNGGNHLVDAVTAYPFEVFGHGWEGAMEGLSYPHKGDTIVGNDVWIGYRATIMPGVRIGDGAIIGSCAVVTRDVEPYSIVAGNPARAVRKRFSEADIERLLTLRWWDRDAAWITRNARLLHGTDITALESAR; this comes from the coding sequence ATGACACCCGCATCGCCCCAAGGGCCCAGCCCCCTGACCCGCCATCCGCTCAGCGGCCATGAGCGGCTGTGCTTCCTCAAGAACAGCATCACCCGCTCCACGATCGAGGTGGGCGACTACACGTACTACGACGACTTCGAGGACGTGGGCAACTTCGAGCGGAACGTGCGCTACCACTTCGACTTCATCGGCGACCGGCTCGTCATCGGCCGCTTCTGCATGATCGCCTCCGATGTCACCTTCATCATGAACGGCGGCAATCACTTGGTGGATGCGGTGACGGCCTATCCCTTCGAGGTCTTCGGCCACGGCTGGGAGGGTGCCATGGAAGGGCTGTCGTATCCGCACAAGGGCGACACCATCGTGGGCAACGATGTGTGGATCGGCTATCGCGCCACGATCATGCCGGGCGTGCGCATCGGCGATGGGGCCATCATCGGCAGCTGCGCCGTGGTCACCCGCGATGTGGAGCCGTACAGCATCGTGGCGGGCAACCCGGCGCGCGCGGTGCGGAAGCGCTTCAGCGAAGCCGACATCGAGCGCCTGCTGACGCTCCGCTGGTGGGACCGCGATGCCGCCTGGATCACCCGGAACGCACGGCTGCTGCACGGCACGGACATCACCGCCCTGGAGAGCGCCCGCTGA
- a CDS encoding T9SS type A sorting domain-containing protein — MGGWGTVTTPLGAFDAVKQVLVENVTDSMDFYRADQGLWMLGVDVTTSTKPSWLWWTPPHDIPVVRLFDEDNNGTMDRAVWVEEELLGTGVHQPAAAATFTMHPNPATDRVEVAMPGEGEKRYRLMSAEGRVVQEGRVMGARGTIPLQHVAPGTYVLELRDGRRVAQQRLVKQ; from the coding sequence GTGGGCGGCTGGGGTACGGTGACCACGCCGCTCGGCGCTTTCGATGCGGTGAAGCAGGTCCTCGTGGAGAACGTGACGGACTCCATGGACTTCTACCGCGCCGACCAGGGCCTCTGGATGCTGGGGGTGGATGTGACCACGAGCACGAAGCCCAGCTGGTTGTGGTGGACGCCGCCGCACGACATCCCCGTAGTGCGGCTCTTCGACGAGGACAATAACGGCACCATGGACCGCGCAGTGTGGGTCGAGGAGGAGCTGCTCGGCACCGGCGTGCACCAGCCGGCCGCTGCGGCCACCTTCACCATGCACCCGAACCCTGCCACTGACCGCGTGGAGGTAGCGATGCCCGGCGAGGGCGAGAAGCGCTACCGGTTGATGTCCGCCGAAGGGCGCGTGGTGCAGGAAGGGCGCGTGATGGGCGCGCGCGGCACCATCCCCCTGCAGCACGTTGCGCCCGGCACCTATGTGCTGGAGCTGCGCGATGGCCGGCGGGTGGCGCAGCAGCGCCTGGTGAAGCAATGA
- a CDS encoding adenylate/guanylate cyclase domain-containing protein yields MRTLDLLPSRATRWLSALPLSADSRMRRAFDRFHDRVNHMAMRWGMYSGALLWALAGILGLALRQWNADELSQSLGIVLPFYLAVGAALGNRKFRGHYQWLAALCNLSSGLMVFAVAPLLPEPALTMLVGLVMITFHAVLALRLRVHYALPVMVVYNGIYLVRLWSSARQELESAIACTFLIGMATLGAALAAVVLEANLWTLFRSRSVQRAKRMRPDHRMSALPEDLGRRWREHPGLVAERPETMNVLSACVDIEQSHPWPLHERIALLHDLIVRFDTLAQRRGLERARLSGGEFMAIGTAARIGTGGADHLAELALAMLHVAEETALPEGATLSLRIGIAQDLSARTALGKVMPVFDVIGPGVEGAVKLRDAAPAGCILISERFQHVVRDRFETQQCGTTPGGSEPAFLLWGMKTRPERGTVEVQRSVSRIAFVTALAGMTLPGSAQWERIEDLPAANTPSLLAHQGALYAGTDSTVWRSADGLDWQRGATLPQPGFFVDALYHDGTMLFAGTGGNGLFVSPTDGITWQHFSQGLTGLGSLSIADVANFDNDLWCATVGAGVFRRSGATWAPFGGLDGMNAGNVAVLRVIGDTLWAGAGGNGYLWRTTPGATQFEPKLVAPVDWDPHSITDIQSIGGELLAGGTYGIYRSADGGDTWTWSSTGLPGGGTVRFLPTGEGLYALRTTVISRLYRSDDEGATWQLVEALGTCYAIAVHNGRLHSARTDGLWVRDLATGIDDGLSSADDILSLFPNPAHDLVQVRVAVQGQVVIELIDAQGRVIRSERSLEHRRVLDVSGCAPGAYVVRVVHASGTAERRLIVQ; encoded by the coding sequence ATGAGAACGCTCGATCTCCTCCCGTCCCGTGCAACGCGCTGGCTCAGCGCGCTCCCCCTCTCGGCCGATTCGCGCATGCGCCGTGCGTTCGACCGCTTCCACGACCGCGTGAACCATATGGCCATGCGCTGGGGCATGTACTCCGGAGCGCTCCTCTGGGCCTTGGCGGGTATCCTCGGCCTCGCCCTGCGTCAGTGGAACGCCGATGAACTGTCACAGAGCCTGGGCATCGTGCTGCCCTTCTACCTCGCCGTGGGCGCGGCCTTGGGCAATCGCAAGTTCCGCGGGCACTACCAATGGCTCGCCGCACTGTGCAACCTCTCGTCGGGTCTCATGGTGTTCGCGGTGGCGCCGCTGTTACCGGAGCCCGCGCTCACCATGCTGGTGGGCCTGGTGATGATCACCTTCCATGCCGTGCTCGCCTTGCGGCTGCGCGTGCACTACGCATTGCCGGTGATGGTCGTGTACAACGGCATCTACCTCGTCCGGCTCTGGTCCAGCGCCCGGCAGGAGCTCGAATCCGCCATCGCATGCACCTTCCTCATCGGCATGGCCACGCTGGGAGCGGCCCTGGCTGCGGTGGTGCTGGAGGCCAACCTGTGGACCTTGTTCCGCAGCCGCTCCGTGCAGCGCGCCAAGCGCATGCGCCCCGATCACCGCATGAGCGCCCTGCCCGAGGATCTCGGCCGGCGCTGGCGTGAGCATCCGGGACTCGTGGCCGAGCGGCCGGAGACCATGAACGTGCTGAGCGCCTGTGTCGACATCGAGCAGTCGCATCCCTGGCCCCTGCATGAGCGCATCGCCCTGCTGCATGACCTGATTGTCCGTTTCGACACGCTGGCCCAACGCCGCGGACTGGAGCGTGCGCGCCTCTCCGGAGGCGAGTTCATGGCCATCGGCACCGCGGCGCGCATCGGCACCGGCGGCGCGGACCACCTCGCCGAACTGGCCTTGGCCATGCTGCATGTTGCGGAGGAGACCGCTCTCCCGGAAGGCGCTACCCTGTCGCTGCGCATCGGCATCGCCCAAGACCTATCCGCTCGGACCGCCCTGGGTAAGGTGATGCCCGTGTTCGATGTGATCGGCCCCGGCGTGGAAGGCGCCGTCAAGCTGCGCGATGCGGCACCCGCAGGCTGCATCCTCATCAGCGAGCGCTTCCAGCATGTGGTGCGCGACCGGTTCGAGACGCAGCAATGCGGCACTACGCCTGGCGGCAGCGAACCCGCCTTCCTGCTCTGGGGCATGAAGACCCGGCCCGAACGCGGCACCGTGGAGGTTCAGAGATCCGTCTCGCGGATCGCCTTCGTCACTGCCCTCGCAGGCATGACCCTGCCCGGCTCCGCTCAATGGGAACGTATCGAAGACCTTCCGGCGGCCAATACGCCGTCCTTGCTGGCGCATCAAGGTGCGCTGTATGCCGGAACCGACTCCACCGTGTGGCGCAGCGCCGATGGCTTGGATTGGCAGCGGGGCGCCACCCTTCCCCAGCCGGGCTTCTTCGTGGATGCGCTCTACCACGATGGCACCATGCTCTTCGCCGGCACGGGGGGCAACGGCCTCTTCGTGAGCCCCACCGACGGCATCACGTGGCAGCACTTCTCCCAAGGCCTTACGGGTCTGGGCAGCCTATCCATCGCGGACGTGGCCAACTTCGACAACGATCTGTGGTGCGCCACCGTGGGCGCGGGTGTCTTCAGGCGGTCTGGAGCCACCTGGGCGCCCTTCGGCGGTCTGGATGGGATGAACGCGGGCAACGTAGCCGTGCTCCGCGTGATCGGCGACACGCTCTGGGCCGGCGCAGGTGGCAACGGATACCTGTGGCGGACCACGCCCGGCGCGACCCAGTTCGAGCCGAAGCTGGTGGCGCCGGTGGATTGGGACCCGCATTCCATCACTGATATACAGAGCATAGGCGGTGAGCTTCTTGCCGGTGGCACCTACGGGATCTATCGCAGTGCGGATGGTGGCGACACGTGGACCTGGTCGAGCACCGGCCTGCCCGGCGGCGGCACCGTTCGCTTCCTGCCCACGGGAGAAGGGCTCTACGCGCTGCGGACCACGGTCATCTCGCGCCTGTACCGGTCGGACGACGAGGGAGCCACGTGGCAGTTGGTGGAAGCGCTGGGCACCTGCTACGCGATCGCAGTGCATAACGGAAGGCTCCATTCGGCCCGAACTGATGGGCTGTGGGTCCGCGACCTCGCCACCGGCATCGATGATGGCCTGTCATCGGCTGACGATATCCTGAGCCTCTTCCCGAATCCCGCGCACGACCTCGTGCAGGTGCGCGTGGCGGTCCAGGGCCAGGTGGTCATCGAGCTGATCGATGCGCAGGGACGCGTGATCCGCAGCGAGCGCTCGCTGGAGCACCGGCGCGTGCTGGATGTTTCCGGCTGCGCACCGGGGGCCTACGTGGTGCGCGTGGTGCATGCCAGCGGCACCGCGGAGCGGCGGCTCATCGTGCAGTGA
- a CDS encoding LytTR family DNA-binding domain-containing protein, with the protein MTAYIVEDEAPAAQGLVRLLEQADPALRVVGMADNVEDAVQGIAALRPDLIFMDIHLGDDLCFTIFQRTAVEAPVIFTTAYDKYAIQAFQANGIEYLLKPISLEAIQQALGKVDRLKRRFGIDPGVLRELSALRQPAYRERFMVASGGQIRSVPVEQAAYFQSEGRYVKLVSTDNHRYIVDGTMDKIQSELDPRHFFRINRQLIVSFGAIKSMVPYSKSRVKVVLHPATDIESIVSVERSAEFKAWLDR; encoded by the coding sequence ATGACCGCCTACATCGTCGAGGACGAGGCGCCCGCCGCACAAGGGCTGGTGCGCCTGCTGGAACAGGCCGACCCCGCCCTTCGCGTTGTGGGCATGGCCGACAACGTGGAGGACGCCGTCCAGGGCATCGCGGCCCTGCGGCCCGACCTCATCTTCATGGACATCCACCTGGGCGATGACCTGTGCTTCACCATCTTCCAGCGCACGGCGGTGGAAGCGCCTGTGATCTTCACCACGGCCTACGACAAGTATGCCATCCAGGCCTTCCAGGCCAATGGCATCGAATACCTGCTGAAGCCCATCTCGCTGGAGGCGATCCAGCAGGCCCTGGGGAAGGTGGACCGGCTGAAGCGCCGCTTCGGCATCGACCCAGGCGTGCTCCGTGAGCTGAGCGCGCTCCGGCAACCGGCCTACCGCGAGCGCTTCATGGTGGCCAGCGGCGGGCAGATCCGCTCGGTGCCCGTGGAGCAGGCGGCCTACTTCCAGAGCGAGGGCCGCTACGTGAAGCTGGTGAGCACCGACAACCACCGCTACATCGTGGACGGCACCATGGACAAGATCCAGTCGGAGCTCGACCCGCGCCATTTCTTCCGCATCAACCGCCAGCTCATTGTGAGCTTCGGCGCCATCAAGAGCATGGTGCCCTACAGCAAGAGCCGCGTGAAGGTGGTGCTGCACCCAGCCACCGACATCGAGAGCATCGTGAGCGTGGAGCGCTCGGCCGAGTTCAAGGCCTGGCTGGACCGGTGA
- a CDS encoding histidine kinase, whose product MHQRCALSPGNDQLWTMTARPLLLLLLALAPLLASGRGRSAALKERTRQLSRMLRTQPPEAALAVADSLLAAPTHAHDPWWRKEMVHYRGHALRLLGRFDEAMAAQVRAYELADSLSDHAGRVDALLSMAAIHMDLDDLAQAEPILREALRLNEEQPVGRSYRLPLVMAALSDYRGQGDSALYWCRVGLPLAAAAQDSFVMADLHFNMGVTFGALGRPGESEAAFRRALAVVPGGGYPHLEARVNESLAYLYFEQGRLEEVPARLDEAERIARTHGAGDLLATVLGSRVEYHLAMKDSARALNTANALLAVKDSLSGVFRERAVAEAQARFALGRMEKELALTRTEAEVNALRAQRSRIAWGALAIISALAVVLIVSFRRQYRMKREAAQRLERDKERLQEENELLLQESLMARFETLKSQIDPHFLFNAMNTLYTLVETEPAKAREFIASFSALYRKVLTSRERTIVPVEEELDLVRHYLFLQRMRFGDSLQVALDLPAHALKGYLPPFTLQMLLENAIKHNAISAAKPLRITVGVDGDRLVVRNDLRPRGTSEAGTGTGLENIRRRYAMLGAEEPAFTLTDTHYTASVPILSQEP is encoded by the coding sequence ATGCATCAGCGATGCGCGCTGAGCCCCGGCAATGATCAGCTTTGGACGATGACCGCAAGGCCCCTTCTGCTCCTGCTGCTCGCACTGGCGCCGTTGCTCGCCAGTGGCCGGGGCCGCTCGGCGGCGCTGAAGGAGCGCACCCGCCAGCTCTCGCGCATGCTGCGCACGCAGCCGCCCGAGGCGGCGCTCGCCGTGGCCGACTCGCTGCTGGCGGCGCCCACCCATGCACACGACCCTTGGTGGCGGAAGGAGATGGTGCACTACCGGGGCCATGCCCTGCGGCTGCTCGGGCGGTTCGATGAGGCCATGGCCGCGCAGGTGCGCGCCTACGAGCTGGCCGACTCCCTGAGCGACCACGCCGGCCGGGTGGATGCGCTCCTGAGCATGGCCGCCATCCACATGGACCTCGACGACCTGGCCCAAGCGGAGCCGATCCTCCGCGAAGCGCTGCGGCTGAACGAGGAGCAGCCCGTGGGCCGCAGCTATCGCCTGCCGCTGGTGATGGCCGCGCTCAGCGACTACCGCGGGCAGGGCGACAGCGCACTGTATTGGTGCCGGGTGGGGCTGCCGCTGGCCGCTGCGGCGCAGGACAGCTTCGTGATGGCCGATCTGCACTTCAACATGGGCGTCACCTTCGGGGCGCTGGGTCGGCCGGGCGAGAGCGAGGCCGCCTTCCGACGGGCCCTGGCGGTGGTGCCGGGCGGCGGGTATCCCCATCTGGAGGCCCGCGTCAACGAATCGCTGGCATACCTCTACTTCGAGCAGGGCCGGCTGGAGGAAGTGCCTGCACGGCTCGATGAGGCGGAGCGCATCGCACGCACCCACGGCGCCGGCGACCTGTTGGCCACGGTGCTGGGGAGCCGCGTGGAATACCACCTGGCCATGAAGGACAGTGCCCGGGCCCTGAACACGGCCAACGCGCTGCTGGCGGTGAAGGACTCGCTCAGCGGCGTGTTCCGCGAGCGCGCCGTGGCCGAGGCCCAGGCCCGCTTCGCGCTCGGCCGCATGGAGAAGGAGCTCGCCCTCACCCGCACAGAGGCCGAGGTGAACGCCCTGCGCGCGCAGCGGTCGCGCATCGCGTGGGGCGCGCTGGCCATCATCAGCGCGCTGGCCGTCGTGCTCATCGTCTCCTTCCGCCGCCAGTACCGCATGAAGCGCGAGGCCGCGCAGCGCCTGGAGCGCGACAAGGAGCGGCTGCAGGAGGAGAACGAGCTCCTCCTCCAGGAGAGCCTCATGGCCCGTTTCGAGACGCTCAAGAGCCAGATCGACCCGCACTTCCTCTTCAACGCCATGAACACGCTGTACACCCTGGTGGAGACCGAGCCCGCGAAGGCGCGCGAGTTCATCGCCAGCTTCAGCGCGCTCTACCGAAAGGTGCTCACCTCGCGCGAGCGCACCATCGTGCCCGTGGAGGAGGAGCTCGACCTGGTGCGCCACTACCTCTTCCTGCAGCGCATGCGCTTCGGCGACAGCCTGCAGGTGGCGCTCGACCTGCCGGCGCATGCGCTCAAGGGCTACCTCCCCCCCTTCACCCTGCAGATGCTGCTGGAGAACGCCATCAAGCACAATGCGATCAGCGCCGCCAAGCCCCTGCGCATCACCGTGGGCGTTGACGGCGATCGCCTGGTGGTACGCAACGACCTGCGTCCCCGAGGCACAAGCGAGGCCGGCACGGGCACGGGCCTGGAGAACATCCGTCGGCGCTACGCCATGCTCGGCGCCGAGGAGCCCGCTTTCACTCTCACCGACACACACTACACCGCATCCGTACCCATCCTTTCCCAGGAACCATGA
- a CDS encoding ribose-5-phosphate isomerase produces the protein MPTAYTVYVIELSRKVYTENWKFRAANPQYNGARECLYVGMTSKTPQERFAQHRTGALSKKGHDLSSAIVKKYGRYLRPSLYQHIGPLSRAEALAVERGLALELRRKGYAVWTN, from the coding sequence ATGCCCACTGCCTACACGGTCTATGTGATCGAGCTGAGCCGGAAGGTGTACACCGAGAACTGGAAGTTCCGAGCGGCCAATCCGCAGTACAACGGTGCACGCGAATGCCTCTACGTGGGCATGACGAGCAAGACGCCCCAGGAGCGCTTCGCGCAGCACAGAACCGGCGCGCTCAGCAAGAAGGGCCACGACCTCAGCAGCGCCATCGTGAAGAAGTACGGGCGGTACCTGCGCCCCAGCCTCTACCAGCACATCGGCCCGCTCAGCCGCGCCGAAGCGCTGGCCGTGGAGCGGGGCCTGGCGCTGGAGCTGCGGCGCAAGGGCTACGCGGTGTGGACGAATTGA
- a CDS encoding heme-binding domain-containing protein, protein MKKILLGLLGLLLIAQFFQPDRSAPAADPALDMLVMTDAPQDIRDLVTGACYDCHSYTTDYPWYAYVSPMSFIVQDHINEGREHLNFSLWDKFATDKHAREAGKELGEGEMPPGYYRLMHGHGRMGDADKQKLVAWFNANLGSVDGGGGEATEAEEGEGH, encoded by the coding sequence TTGAAGAAGATCCTCCTCGGCCTGCTGGGCCTGCTGCTCATCGCCCAGTTCTTCCAACCGGACCGCTCCGCGCCGGCAGCCGACCCGGCGCTCGACATGCTGGTCATGACCGATGCACCGCAGGACATCCGTGATCTGGTGACCGGCGCCTGCTACGACTGCCACAGCTACACCACGGACTATCCTTGGTACGCCTACGTGTCCCCGATGAGCTTCATCGTGCAGGACCACATCAACGAGGGCCGCGAGCACCTCAACTTCAGCCTGTGGGACAAGTTCGCCACCGACAAGCACGCCCGTGAAGCGGGCAAGGAATTGGGGGAAGGCGAGATGCCCCCGGGCTACTATCGCCTGATGCACGGCCACGGCCGCATGGGCGATGCCGACAAGCAGAAACTGGTGGCCTGGTTCAATGCGAACCTGGGCAGTGTGGACGGTGGTGGTGGAGAGGCCACCGAGGCCGAGGAGGGCGAAGGGCATTGA
- a CDS encoding T9SS type A sorting domain-containing protein — translation MHGFRSLLLVLSSLLLTTAQAVWQRFNGPNGGTVMDLVVHVGTHFAATEHGLYQSSDGTDWVLVTGLPEAFFNSLASNGSVIIVGGYSHGVFRSINGGAGWQSVDVTAVNDLIWHNGCFYSVNDNSGVRRSCNGGQSWTDADPNDQLGSFMQHLGSDGTYLYSIGAGMLFRTNDQGNSWTNLMSGLPNFVSALRIAGNADYQLLTTNQHGVFRSTDHGQSWTPTVPHSAPVGSWQGMAMLVEGDTVHLGINPYGGVRRSTDGGLTWTLMSQGLAPSLLPHTLVRSGGDLLLATNRGIWRTTGTTPQWSHTDGGIPHTSLVTMVDAGDRLFATTRNTEAGQSEGVHMSTDGGLTWQPRNAGLAVELNFDALYAGEEFLLASAQLNMYRSTDNGLTWTNLLQNGPSGDVTAIVAWNSALYASTYGDGIFRSVDEGLTWQSIPSPSLVTALHVADGALYAGTTSGLQRTTNGNTWTVLNGLSGVLQIEAMASRPGLLVVSAKSGAYTQFYRSMDGGNSFQAANSGLPAGMYCRAIAFHNDSLFAGFDASWPQTGAAVPGLYASADGGLTWADASEGMPAGTSVRCFLNTSDGRLLAGTHREGVWGRGSDISTDMPEASASNAPMLWPNPTNGMINVRMDDGGVLGQVEVVDALGAVVLTERFSSSQATLDLSALPEGLYFVRYRQQDREHVQRVVKVD, via the coding sequence ATGCACGGCTTCCGATCCCTTCTTCTCGTTCTCTCCTCCCTCCTCCTCACCACCGCGCAGGCCGTTTGGCAGCGTTTCAACGGCCCTAACGGGGGCACGGTAATGGACCTTGTGGTGCACGTCGGCACCCACTTCGCGGCCACCGAGCACGGTCTCTATCAGAGCAGCGATGGTACCGATTGGGTGCTGGTGACCGGTCTGCCCGAGGCCTTCTTCAACAGCCTCGCCTCCAACGGCAGCGTAATTATCGTGGGCGGCTACTCCCACGGGGTCTTCCGGAGCATTAACGGCGGCGCCGGCTGGCAGTCGGTTGACGTGACCGCCGTGAACGACCTGATCTGGCACAACGGCTGCTTCTACAGCGTGAATGACAACAGCGGTGTGCGCCGCAGCTGCAACGGCGGACAGAGCTGGACGGACGCCGACCCGAACGACCAGCTAGGCAGCTTCATGCAGCACCTGGGCAGCGACGGTACCTACCTGTACAGCATCGGCGCAGGCATGCTGTTCCGGACCAATGACCAAGGGAATAGCTGGACCAACCTAATGAGCGGTCTGCCCAACTTCGTCAGTGCATTGCGCATCGCGGGCAATGCGGACTACCAGTTGCTCACCACCAACCAGCATGGGGTGTTCCGCAGCACGGACCACGGCCAGAGCTGGACCCCCACCGTGCCCCACAGCGCGCCGGTGGGAAGCTGGCAGGGCATGGCCATGCTGGTGGAGGGCGACACGGTGCACCTGGGCATCAACCCCTACGGCGGCGTTCGCCGCAGCACGGATGGCGGGCTCACTTGGACCCTGATGTCACAGGGCCTGGCGCCTTCCCTGCTTCCCCACACCCTGGTGCGCAGCGGCGGAGACCTGCTGCTGGCCACCAACCGAGGTATCTGGCGCACCACCGGCACAACGCCACAGTGGAGCCACACCGATGGCGGCATCCCGCACACCAGTTTGGTGACCATGGTGGATGCCGGTGACCGCCTGTTCGCCACCACGCGCAATACGGAGGCGGGACAGAGCGAAGGGGTGCACATGAGCACCGACGGCGGCCTCACCTGGCAACCACGCAATGCCGGGCTGGCCGTGGAACTGAATTTCGACGCCCTGTATGCCGGCGAGGAATTCCTGCTGGCCAGTGCGCAGCTGAACATGTACCGCAGCACCGACAACGGCCTCACGTGGACCAACCTCCTGCAGAACGGACCTTCGGGCGATGTGACCGCGATCGTGGCCTGGAACAGTGCGCTGTACGCCAGCACCTATGGGGACGGCATCTTCCGCAGTGTGGACGAGGGCCTCACCTGGCAGTCGATTCCATCCCCCAGCCTGGTCACGGCACTGCACGTTGCGGATGGCGCGCTCTACGCCGGCACCACGAGCGGACTGCAGCGCACCACCAATGGCAACACCTGGACGGTGCTCAACGGGCTGAGCGGCGTGCTGCAGATCGAGGCCATGGCCTCCCGACCGGGACTGCTCGTGGTGAGCGCCAAGAGCGGTGCCTACACACAGTTCTATCGCAGCATGGATGGGGGCAACAGCTTCCAGGCGGCCAACAGCGGCCTACCGGCCGGCATGTACTGCAGGGCGATCGCCTTCCACAATGATTCGCTCTTCGCGGGCTTCGATGCAAGCTGGCCGCAGACCGGTGCCGCCGTGCCCGGCCTTTACGCCAGTGCGGATGGCGGGCTCACCTGGGCCGATGCATCGGAAGGCATGCCAGCGGGCACCTCGGTGCGCTGCTTCCTGAACACCAGTGACGGCCGCCTGCTGGCGGGCACGCACCGCGAGGGCGTTTGGGGACGTGGGAGCGACATTTCCACGGATATGCCAGAGGCCTCTGCGTCGAACGCACCGATGCTCTGGCCCAATCCGACCAACGGTATGATCAACGTGCGGATGGACGATGGTGGCGTATTGGGACAGGTCGAGGTGGTGGATGCGCTGGGTGCCGTGGTGCTCACTGAACGGTTCTCCTCTTCACAGGCCACACTCGACCTGTCAGCGCTACCCGAAGGCCTGTACTTCGTCCGCTACCGGCAACAGGACCGGGAGCACGTGCAGCGGGTGGTGAAGGTGGATTGA
- a CDS encoding ABC transporter ATP-binding protein — MKHGENVVIDAHELVKTYDQDKIPVHAVNGVHLHIERGEFVALRGPSGSGKTTVLNMIGGLDRPTSGRVVVNGLDIGTLNDNQLIDFRLRNIGFVFQSYNLIPVFTARENIEFTMLLQGRPRKEIDARVDELLRGMGLWDKADKRPNELSGGQQQRVAVARALAPKPQFILADEPTANLDSAAAFKLLDTMAQLNAEEHITFLFSTHDQRVIQRARRVITLEDGKVVDDKVNA, encoded by the coding sequence ATGAAGCACGGAGAGAACGTCGTCATCGACGCCCACGAACTGGTGAAGACCTACGACCAGGACAAGATCCCCGTGCATGCGGTGAACGGGGTGCATCTGCACATCGAGCGCGGCGAGTTCGTGGCGCTGCGCGGGCCCAGCGGCAGCGGCAAGACCACCGTGCTGAACATGATCGGCGGGCTGGACCGCCCCACCAGCGGGCGCGTGGTGGTGAACGGGCTCGACATCGGCACGCTCAACGACAACCAGCTGATCGACTTCCGCCTGCGCAACATCGGCTTCGTGTTCCAGAGCTACAACCTCATCCCCGTGTTCACCGCGCGGGAGAACATCGAGTTCACGATGCTTCTTCAGGGGCGTCCGCGGAAGGAGATCGATGCCCGTGTGGACGAGCTGCTGCGCGGCATGGGCCTCTGGGACAAGGCCGACAAGCGCCCCAACGAGCTCAGCGGCGGGCAGCAGCAGCGTGTGGCCGTGGCGCGTGCGCTGGCCCCCAAGCCGCAGTTCATCTTGGCCGACGAGCCCACCGCCAACCTCGATTCCGCAGCCGCCTTCAAGCTGCTGGACACCATGGCGCAGCTCAACGCCGAGGAGCACATCACCTTCCTCTTCTCCACCCACGACCAGCGCGTGATCCAGAGGGCACGCCGGGTGATCACCCTGGAGGACGGGAAGGTGGTGGATGACAAGGTGAACGCATAA